A DNA window from Babylonia areolata isolate BAREFJ2019XMU chromosome 28, ASM4173473v1, whole genome shotgun sequence contains the following coding sequences:
- the LOC143301741 gene encoding trypsin-1-like produces MSPYEKPYLVFMMLEYEGKWYQWCGGSVIDENHVLSAAHCFQYDGVTYGIRAGEHDTTVTEGVEQFVTVEQVFNHPNYDDHTGLNDVAVLKLSSRLNLTAEVSPVNLNEANACPETYSTCTVAGWGTTSSGGNVSTVPLKVDVPVLPQDNCSAVYSEWQYGDDQICAGDEGIDSCQGDSGGPLVCQCEGAVYQTGIVSYGIGCAQKGYPGVYTRVSSYLPWINAILSGEGGGEGEGEGEGEGEGEGEGEGEGEGEGEGEGEGEGEGEGEGEGEGEGLPNVNVNVDVDVSNCAESDQQ; encoded by the exons ATGTCACCCTACGAAAAACCCTACCTGGTGTTCATGATGCTGGAATACGAGGGCAAATGGTACCAGTGGTGTGGCGGCAGTGTCATTGACGAGAACCACGTGCTGTCCGCTGCCCATTGTTTCCA GTACGATGGCGTGACGTACGGCATCAGGGCTGGGGAGCACGACACCACAGTGACAGAGGGGGTCGAGCAGTTCGTGACTGTGGAGCAAGTCTTCAACCACCCCAACTACGATG atcataCTGGTCTGAATGACGTTGCGGTGCTGAAGCTCTCGTCCCGTCTGAACCTGACGGCTGAAGTCAGTCCGGTCAATCTGAACGAGGCCAACGCCTGTCCGGAGACCTATTCCACGTGCACTGTGGCCGGATGGGGCACCACTTCTTCAG GTGGGAATGTCAGCACTGTTCCCCTGAAGGTGGACGTACCTGTGCTGCCTCAGGACAACTGCTCAGCTGTGTACAGTGAATGGCAGTATGGTGATGATCAGATCTGTGCTGGGGATGAAGGCATTGattcctgtcag GGAGACTCGGGCGGACCTCTGGTCTGTCAGTGTGAAGGTGCCGTCTACCAAACGGGCATCGTGTCCTATGGGATAGGCTGTGCCCAAAAAGGCTACCCCGGAGTCTACACCCGCGTGTCCAGTTATCTTCCCTGGATCAACGCGATTCTgtcgggagagggagggggagagggagagggtgaaggagagggtgaaggtgaaggagagggtgaaggtgaaggtgaaggtgagggtgagggtgaaggtgagggtgaaggtgaaggcgagggtgaaggtgagggtgaaggtgaaggtgagggtCTTCCGAATGTCAACGTCAACGTGGACGTCGATGTGTCCAACTGCGCTGAATCCGATCAGCAGTAG